CGCCCTCGGGATCCAGGACGGAGTcagggctgagagagagagacagggcgAGCCTGGGGGAGGCATCCCAGAATAGCCATGCCAAGGGGCCGGGAGCAGCATGCTCCAGCTAAATGCCCCCCACAGCACGGGGGAACCCCTCGCCCCCGGAACGCGGCTCAGgcctggggaaggagcagcaccTACTTCTGCGGGTAGACGTTGTAATGCGGCTGGGAGCACACGGCCGGTGACGGTGCCTGATCCATGTAGGTGACCGTTCCGGCGGCGGGATCCCCGGAGGCGCTGGCAAACCTGGAACAGATGAGGGACCGGCGCgtcagctgggctggggccgcCAGGGCCATGGGGAGGGTGATGAGAGTGGGGAGGCGAGGAGGCATTGCACCGAAGggcaggctgcagctctgccccactctgccagctcctctccctggctgcaatgGCAACTTCTGTCCTGCCGGCCCCGTGGCCTTGGGCTACTGATGGTAGCTGAGGGGGCTGAGGGATTTCACATGGTTTCAGCTCCTGGATCGATGCCGTCCTCAGCTccctggggccggggggaaggAGGCCGTACCCACGGCTGTGTCGATGGTGCTTTACACCCTCCCACGCAGTCCAGGGGAAGCCATGTCGGTGGGGACGGCCACAATCAGAGCCGGCCTCATCTGTGCAGATCCTGCTCGGCCCATACCAGCCCCTCCCAAGTGCCCAGCAAACACCCCCATAGCCAGTTCACTTCTCAGGGGTGTTTTAAATCCTCCCAGTGCGGCGCACACCCAGCgcagagccaggctccagccctgccatAGGATCCCGACACCCATCACTTCCTCCTGCAGCCTGTGGGGCCgcctgctggggctgccagcctggAGTGCTCCTCCCCTGgccacctgctctgccccctgtgAGCAACAGGGCAAAcagcttcccccctgccccccatggtgcCTGCAGCGCGCAGGCCCCTCCCCTGGTAAGGGACAAGACTGCGGAAGAGACTCGGGGCTGGGACACTGGTTCAGAATCTGACATTTCCTCAACAAGGCGTGTTAacggaggggaagagggagacacGGGCCGAggacaacacacagacagacgcACGCATGcccagatggacagacagacgcaCGCCCAGACGGACTTACTCTGGCACCACTTGTTTGATCTGTGGCTTCACGTATCCATCCACGGCTTTAGCTACAGACAGGGCGAGAGAGAGAAGACAGCGCTAAGGCACGGAGAGGCCAGGGGACGTTCCAGGCACTGACCCGACAATGTCACCTGGGCTAGCAGCCGATCGGCCCGAGGACTCCGATGAGCAGGAGAGCCCATCAGCACCGTCGGGTTCGGGCCTCTGTGCCATGAGGCCAGACACCACTGAGAGGAACCGTTGGCTGCTAACGGGCCAGGCCCTCAGGGGTACGAGCTGGGGCCAGCTCGCACAGCCCCAGAGCCTGCCGCAGGGTGAGGGGAACACAGGCCAGTGCAGGGCCCAGCGCTGCGTGGCGCACTCACAGAGAACCGGCGTGTAGTACTTGGAGAAGACCTCGTCCTTGGGCCGGTCAGGGAACACGTAGATGAGGTAATTGAGGTCACCCAAGCGGTCGGCTAGCGAGCGGATGGAGAAGTCTCTGGTCGTGAAGGGCATGAGGTTCCAAAACATCCTCTCAGCTAGAAACGCAACAGCAGAGAGATACGACAGTGAAACGCAGAGCCCAGAGCCACGGGTCTCCTCCGTGCCGCAGAGGGGCCTAAGAACAATGCTGCTTAAGACAGGCCCTAGTGCGGCACAGCTGGCCCCTGGGAGTCAGGCCTCGAGGAACTGCGAGACTGGCTTCAAAATCATGAGACCTCCAATAAGAATCAGCGTTGGGTtctttttctccaccttctgccTTTGAGCTTTAGGAttccctccctgcatcccccAGGGCTGGAAATGTACTGTTTGTGTACACAAAAGGTGAGATTCTCACAGAATCCCCTGaatccgggagctggggctttaagaaaaaaaaccaaatatcGCCGGACTTGCAATTCAAGTCCCGTGAGTTTCCCACCGGCTCGTGCGGAGCGCCAGGGCTGCCGCTGCATTCAGGGCGTAAAAACTCCTCTGACATGTTTCACGAGcatatttgtttaaaatctcaagttaataaaaacagcttttctttgaGCTCACCCGCTCCCTTGCAACACATCATCTGACACAACAGATCCACTAAGTGAAACTAACTAGAAACCAAAGTGAACTGAAAACTCTCCTGTGATGGGCCAAGCTGAGCTGAGAGCCAGAGGCGAGGCAGAGCCGTGAGGCTATTTCAGGGTTAACATGGAGTCTAGTTCGTTGCGAGTGGCACTCTGCTCTGGTTGTATTTTCACATAGGTCTCTTTAAACACAGCTCTCATGACAGAACACCCTTTAGAAGATTTACCGAACTGCTCAGCACGGACCCGCCGCACAAGGGCCTGCCCTGGATTTCATAAATGGGAAGAGAATCATTGTGACAGCCTGGAGTAGCCTAGGTCACGTGTTCTGAGCTAAAAAGAGAAAACCCAAAGCTACCCTTTCCAATGGCTCTCCAGAGCTCCCAGCTAGCCAGTGGAGGCCTGCGTCCCCTAGCCAGTCGTGCTGGTATAGTTAATGGTGCAACCACCCTAGCATAGCCGAGGTTAGACAGCAGGGCAGGGCTTGCACCAGCATAGCCTGGTCCTGCATGGGAAGGGGGCTACGCTATCCTGGCCTGAGCACCTTTATCTAGTCTCCTGACATCGGTAACAAATCAGCACAGCATAACCTCTAAgacagagctgggcaaactacagcccacgggccgtcagggaacagggggcgagaagcaggtggggggggggggtcggatgggggcaggggccaggccatgcaTGGCTGTTTGGGGgcgcacagcctcccctaaccagctctccatacaatttcagaaacccgatgcggccctcaggccaaaaagtttgcctgcccctgccctagGAGCACAGCCGGCCTTCCAAACAGGAGGAGCCAGAAGCAGGAACTGGCCCAGCATGATGACTGGGTTTGTTCTGCACCATGCCCAGCTCACGGGTCATGAACTGACTCACGGGCCAGGGCTGAGCTGGCCCTGTTCCAGCCCTAGGCATGGATGTGGCTCCAGGCTGCCCTGGCCCACCCTGACTCACGTGAGTCGAACTTCCAGGCGATGGTGATGCCCCCGATCTCGGAGTCACTGAACCGCAGCAGGAAGGTCCCGTCCGGCTTGTTGATCAGCAGGTCGTGCGCTTGCTGCTTGTTGACGAAGCCCAGGATGGCCCTGGAGCACagagaaggggggtgaggggctggcagtcggggggaaggaggggctgtgcCGTGCTGGCTGTTACGGGAAGGAGGCTCTCACCCGTCGTTCCAGTGAGGCTTAAGATGCTTCTTCAGCACCTCCATGACCCCGTCGAACCACTGCCAGAAGGTGTAATTCCGCCCTGGCAAGTTTTCCTGGGTAAAGAAAAAAGACCGTGAGCATCTCTGAGCCCAGCATGCCCTACGACAGCCACTCCcgtcccccagccccactctggccaCAGGGAGAACTGGCTTGGCACCAGGGATTCATGCACACCTAACGTGCCTGCAGGCATCCCGATGAGCACTGCGTGAGCAGGCtctgctcctgggagcagctgggggcACAGTCCTGCCAGCGCAGGCAAGCCTGGCATCTCTCCCGTGCTAGTCagagggaggcaggcagcagaGTGGCACAGTGCAAGTGTGCCAGGCCCCTAACCCAGAGGGTGACGGATTTCCACCATCCCCGCCTGCTTCCTTGGGAGGGGAAGGCTGGTCCAGTGTCAGTGTGAGCTGGGGCCAGCGTCCCGTCTCTCGCAGCCTGTCAGCACCATTTGCTTCTTGCTCCTTCCCACATGCCATGCGCTGTTCTGCAGCGAGATGCGACTCCCAGCCTGTGCCAAAGGGATTCCTGGCAGGCTGCCCCGATGGGACAGCAAGTCTCCACTCCTGGCCAGTAGCCCGGGGGGAGGTGCACTGCTGGGGCATCTCACCAGTACCCACAAGTGATGCCACTCGGCTACTACAGgatcccttcccccgccccgcccccagctggcACCCCTGCTGCCCTCCCGGCCGGGGCCCCCCGGCAGAGGCTGGCGGTGCGGCGCGGCTCACCCTGTTGAACTGGGACCAGGAGACGGACATGGCGCTGTACTCCTCCAGCTGGCCACTGCTGCTGTTGAAGAGCTTCTGGGCCAGGAAGAGCAAGTTCTCCTTCGTCAGCCCCCGGCTGCTCTGCACCTCGGCCTTGAACTTCATGTTGAGCGCCTcgcacagctggggccacagcaCCTTGTCGGGCACGGCGAACGGCACCCGGCCCTGCGGGAGGGGGCAGCGCGGGTGCCTGGGGTCAGGGGGGCTCCAGCCGCACCCGGGCAGGGAACCCAGCGgggagagctccagccccaggagccAGCAGCATCCATGCACTACCCCAGTGCCCCCCTCCTGTGGCACTCACCCCCTGCGCCCCCTCCAGGGTCCCCCTCCGCCTGCCCCTGTACCGCCCACTCCCagagctcccccctcctcctcagacctcctgtccccctccccctgactcTCACCCCCCTGCGCCCCCGACCCCCACTCCCAGAGCTCCCCTCGCCCTCCCCgtgtgcctccctcccccagaactCCTGGTGCAGGGGCCAGCTGAGGGCAGGAATGGGAGACTGCCCAGGCGAGAACAgagagggctgcaggaggggccagGTGCGGGGGGCCCAGACCAAGGGACCTGATGATGTGGGGGCCCAAGGGCAATGCACATCTGGGGCCCCAAGTGAAGCGGGGCAGGCCCCCGGGTGTGGGACTCTGCCCACCGGCGGCGCTGGCTGCTCACCGGCTCGGCGAAGGCGTTATCCCAGAGCACGGTGGCCGTGGCGTTGTTGTCCTGGCTCCCGTGCACGATCACCACCACGGGCAGGGACAGCGTCTGTGGGAACCGGCAGGGCCGGGCTGagtgtggggcggggtgggggctggaccCAGCTCCggttcctgcccttcccccacctgccGCTGGGCGACTCTCAATCAGACCAAACCCCCCTGTGCTTCTCGCCTCCATGCCCACCCACGGACCCTGCgccccccagggctgccccagctCGTGACCAAGGAATTCCTGTGTCCCTCCCTCAACCCGGAGGGACCGTCCTGGGGACGGGCGACACAGCCAAGCCTGACACCAGCCCCAGAAGGGCTCCTGGAGCCCCCAGTGCCggacagggccctgggcagcGGTGCCAGCGCCGGGCAGGCCCCTGGGCAGCGGTGCCAGCTTTACCTTGACCTGGAAGACCAGCTCGTTGCCGCCGACGCTGAACTGCGACTCGAAGAGGATGGTGAACTTCTCCTCGGTCACCGACTCGGCGCCGCGCCGATCCGAGCGCTTGATGCGCTTCAGGGACTGCGGGAGGCAGGGGAGAGCGTGAGaggcaggtgggggcagggggcgggggcggtgcctgcggccCGGCTCTCACCATGTTCCTGAAGTGGGCGCTCAGGGTGCCCGTGGCCTGGTGGTACTCCATCACGCAGCAGTTGTTCAGGATCTCCCCACTGCTCTCGCTGCAATGGGAAAGGCAGGTGAGGGGGGCCAGGCACTGGGCCAGCTCCGACGGccagggggcatggggggggctgggcggtgCCGACAGTCACCATGGGGGGCAGCTCAGGGGACGCCACTGGGGGTGCTGGGAAAGGGGCCAGTCGCCAGCCCCACAGGCGTGCGGCTGACCCTCCCTCCACTCAGCGATACCCCGGGGGTCAGAGGGGGCAGCGCCAGCCACGCTCTGGGCTGGGCTCTCTCCAGGGGATCCAGGCTACGTGAGCAATGGGACGCAGAGAGAACAAGGGACCAGCCCCACAGGGTCCTGCCAGAGCCCACAAGTTACCCCGGGACTCAACAGGAGCCGCGTGGCTCAGCAGGGCCAGCTCGGGTGTCCCCCAGGACCTGCCCCGGGCGAGTGGCGGGGGGGCATTACTTGCGGGTGCTTTCGTTCTTCAGCAGGGCCTTGGCTTGCTGCTCGCTGATGATGGTGGCCTTCACCTGGGGCGGGTTCATGTGCACgttcagcttcccccccaccagcagccGCACCGTGGCCGCGAACTTGGTCTGCGTCTTCAGCACCTGGGGGGGCTGCTTCTCGATGatgaaggtgctggggggaggagccagCGTCACGGGGCCTGCGGCTGCGAGATGGGCCCCGGGGCCGGAGCGACAACCGCCAGGTGCGGGGAGGGGTAACGACACCACCACACCCCCGCCCTGGCTCACAGCACCTGCGCCCAGATCCCCTTCCAAGTCCCCGAGCCAggtcccctcccacccagagcgCTTGCCCCACGAGCCCCTTTCTCTCGCCACCCGCCTGCAGTGCCAGCGGCATCCCCGCCCCCCGACCTAGCCGGCCCGCGGCCCCTTGCAGCCCAGTTCCTGCCTGGTCGGGTCAGAGTCTGAGCCTGTTCCCAACTGTGCCCTGAGCTCAGCCTCAGCCCCGCCAGCCCGTGTGGGGCAGatggcccagcccagctctgtcccCCGAGCCCGTGTGAGGCAGACGGCCCAgacccagcctggctctgccagcCCGTGTGGGGCAGTCAGACACAGCCCGGCTCTGCCCCCGCGTTACCTGGTCACCAGGGCGGAGATGATGTCTGTGATGGTGCCGTTGAGCTCAGCCAGCATCTCCTCTACGGGCCCCGGGATGGGCAGCTGCTGGCACAGGTGCTCGGCCCGACGGATCTGCTGCCGGTTCTGCCAGATGATCTCGGCCAGCTTCTCACACCTGGGGCGAGGGGCCCCCGGGCCAGGTCAGCGCTCTGGCAAGGCCCAGGGACATCACAGAGCCCCAGGCCGTGGCGTCCCGTGTCTGCTGGTCATGGGGCTCCCTGTCTGCGCCTCCCCCACGGGGACCCCCCAGGCCGCGGTGTCCAGGCCGAGCCAGGCCAACCCAGGCTGGCGCGGTCCGGCCTTAGCCTAGCCCTGTGGGGAGCTCAGCCGCCCCAGGAATCCAGTCCCACGTCCCTGGCGATGGGGGCAGGTGACCCCTGGTGCCCTGGACTAACAACCCCAGCGAGGGCAGCGTCACCCGCCAGGGTCACCCCTGGGGCTGCCTCTTGCGACCCAGGGCAGCACGGTGACTCCCCCGGATTCCCTGCTGCCGGCGGCACCGTTCGCTGGTTTCCCAGCCAGCCGCCATGGGGCCAAGCGGCAGCTCCCGGGTGCCCAGTCCCCATTTCCCACAGGGCCGCGAGCCCCGTTcccggcagggctgggaggggggacgCACCAGGACTGCAGCACGTCCAGGGTGCCCTCGGGAGGGCCGCCGTTCCCCGCCAGCTGCTGCCGCCGCTTCCACTGGATCAGCTCGTCGTCCAGGATGGTCG
The DNA window shown above is from Chelonia mydas isolate rCheMyd1 chromosome 27, rCheMyd1.pri.v2, whole genome shotgun sequence and carries:
- the LOC114022664 gene encoding signal transducer and activator of transcription 5B, which codes for MAVWIQAQQLQGEALRQMQALYGQHFPIEVRHYLSQWIESQAWDSIDLDNPQENLKATQLLEGLIQELQKKADHQVGEDGFLLKIKLGHYATQLQNTYDRCPMELVRCIRHILYHEQRLVREATNSPSPASSLADAMSQKHLQINQTFEELRLVTQDTENELKKLQQTQEYFIIQYQENMRLQAQFSQLSQLGPQERMSRETTLQQKKASLEAWLHREAQTLQQYRVELAEKHQKTLQLLRKQQTTILDDELIQWKRRQQLAGNGGPPEGTLDVLQSWCEKLAEIIWQNRQQIRRAEHLCQQLPIPGPVEEMLAELNGTITDIISALVTSTFIIEKQPPQVLKTQTKFAATVRLLVGGKLNVHMNPPQVKATIISEQQAKALLKNESTRNESSGEILNNCCVMEYHQATGTLSAHFRNMSLKRIKRSDRRGAESVTEEKFTILFESQFSVGGNELVFQVKTLSLPVVVIVHGSQDNNATATVLWDNAFAEPGRVPFAVPDKVLWPQLCEALNMKFKAEVQSSRGLTKENLLFLAQKLFNSSSGQLEEYSAMSVSWSQFNRENLPGRNYTFWQWFDGVMEVLKKHLKPHWNDGAILGFVNKQQAHDLLINKPDGTFLLRFSDSEIGGITIAWKFDSPERMFWNLMPFTTRDFSIRSLADRLGDLNYLIYVFPDRPKDEVFSKYYTPVLSKAVDGYVKPQIKQVVPEFASASGDPAAGTVTYMDQAPSPAVCSQPHYNVYPQNPDSVLDPEGEFDLDDTMDVARHVEELLRRPMDTQWIPHSQS